Genomic window (Criblamydia sequanensis CRIB-18):
AAAGCTACCATCAAAATAATTAATTGATAATGGCATCAGAAAAATGGATAGTTAGTGCCGGACTGGACTTGTTTCCTGTCCAAGAGGGGCTAAATCCTCCATTTTAGATGAGCCTTACAAGTCCTCTTATTCTACTTTGGAAGAATAGGTAGAGTCTCTAATTAAGGGAATGAAAGCTTGGCGAAAAGAAAGGGATAAGAACTTTTTCTTGAATGTTTTATTCAATAAAGATACTCTTTTTTTGGTATTTATTTATGAAAGCAGATCTTTTCACTCCTTTTTTCTTCCGATTCTTTTGGCCATAGGCCATATTCCCCCTTGCCTCTCTCATAATTTCAAAAATTTGTTCATTAAAAGTTTGATAATCGGAAAATAATATGAAAGAAGAATCTAAAGGAAGTTTACTCGGGAGCATCCTCTTAATTTCAGGCTCCTGCATCGGAGCCGGAATGTTAGGGCTGCCTATGATCTCGGCCTTGTCAGGGTTTATTCCTTCAATTTTAATGTTTATCTTTAGTTGGGTCTTTATGACCTTTACAGGACTTCTTCTTTTAGAAGTGGCCTTAAATTTTGATTACGATGTCAATTTAATCACTATGGCCGGAAAAACTCTTGGATATTTCGGCAAGATCGTCAGTTGGGTTTCTTTTGTCTTTCTTTTTTACGCCCTCATGGTGGCCTATACTTCCGGCAGCGGCAAACTCTTTTCCGAATTTGCGCATTCCTTTTTTGGATTTACCTTAAAAGAAAGTTTGGGCAGCGCTCTTTTTGTCCTTTTTTTTGGACTTACCGTTTATATCGGCACGTATGCTGTCGATCTTTTGAATCGATTTTTAATGCTTGGCCTTATCCTTTCTTATTTTCTTTTGGTAGCCTTTGGGCTTTCTTATGTCGATTCCGGCAATCTTTTTTTTAAAGAATGGAAAGTTTCTTTTTTTGCTCTTCCTGTCATGGTGATCTCCTTTGGCTATCATAACTTGATTCCAAGCATTGCGACCTATTTAAAAAGAAATACGAAAAAATTGGTAGCGGCAGTGGTTATTGGCAGTTTCATTCCTTTTCTCGTCTACTTGCTTTGGGAATGGCTAGTTCTTGGGATTATCCCTCTTGAAATCTTCCAGAAAGGCAGTCAGAGAGGGGAGATGGTGACCTCCATGCTGCATGATATCATAGGGTCTAATGTTTTTGTAAGCGTGGCTGAATCCTTTGCTTTTTTTGCCATTGTGACTTCTTTTATTGGGGTGGCTTTAAGTTTTGTGGACTTTCTATCCGATGGACTGCCTTTAAAGAAGACGTGGCTTAATCGCCTTGCGGTTTGTCTTTTAGCCTTAGGGCCGCCTTTTCTCTTTTCGATTATTTATCCGAATTTATTCTTAGCCGCCCTTGAATATGCAGGAGGCTTTGGAGCTGTCATCCTTTTTGGAGTATTGCCCGTCCTAATGGTTTATTCAGGAAGAAAATCTAAGGAGTGGAGAAATATAATTGTACCCGGTGGAAATTTTGTTTTATCGATCGTTTTACTTTTTAGTATTTTTATTTTTTTAATCCAGCTTTATCAAGCTGTCTATAAAGATGTGGGAGCTTAAGCCTTGTTGAATAAAAAAGAACTCATTGGAGGAGTTTTACTCGTTTCCGGAACTACCATAGGCGCCGCCATGCTTGCTTTGCCAACCATAACAGGTCTTGCAGGCTTCTTTCCGTCTATTATTCTTTTTGTTTTTTATTGGATGCTTTTAACTTACTCAGCATTTTTAATGCTTGAAGCCACTCTTTTTATGGGAGGTAAAACTAATATTATCTCTATGGCAAGAAAGACGCTTGGATTTCCAGGAGAGGCTGCCAGCTGGACTTTTTATCTTTTTTTGCTTTATGCGTTAACGACTGCTTATCTAACCGGCAGCTCTCAGATCATGCAAGACATGTTTCAAGCGGTTTTTGGCTTAGATTTGCCGCATTATGCGGGCGTTCTTCCCCTTCTTTTGGTTTTTGGCTACTTTGTCTATCATGGCACAAAAGCGGTTGATTTTGTAAATAGGCTCTTAATGACCGGGCTTGCGATTGCTTATTTTTTAATGATTGTGACTTTATTTCCGGAAGTTAAAACGGACAATTTGAAGCATACCGCCTGGAAATACCTTCTTATTAGCAATTCTGTGATTGCGACCTCTTTTGGCTTTCATATTATTATCCCAACCCTTTCTTGCTACTTAAACCGGGATGTAAAAAAACTTACCTTGTCCTTACTTATCGGCAGCTTTATTCCTCTTATCATTTATATCCTTTGGGTCTTTGTATCGCTTGGCATCATACCGATTGAAGGGGCTTTCGGGATAAAAGAAGGGTATCTTGAAGGGGAAAACGGGGTCCACTTGCTGACAGGGATTCTTGGAAATAACTGGCTTTCCATGATAGCTAGATTCTTTTCATTTTTTGCCATCATCACCTCTTTTCTTGGGGTGTCATTAAGCCTCCAAGACTTTTTGGCGGATGGATTTAAAGTAAAAAAAACACCTTCAGGTAAATCGGTTCTTTTTCTTTTAACTTTTTTACCCCCCTTAATTATTATGTGGCTTAATCCGAGAGCTTTTTTAACAGCTCTTGAATATGCGGGGGCTTTTGGGGTTATGACGCTTTTAGTCCTAATGCCGGCTCTTATGGTTTATAAGGGACGCTATATCGATCATTACAGCGGCGAATATCAAGCTCCCGGCGGAAAATTAAGTTTAATATTAGTGATGATTATCGCAATTGGTTTAATCAGTCTTGAAGTGATTACAAAACTTGGAATTATAAACCTTGCAACTTTAATTTAAGGAATTACTATGTCTTCTAACTCTCATGAAAAAAAACGAATTTTAACAGGAGATAGACCTACCGGAAAGTTGCATCTTGGACACTATGTCGGCTCTTTAAAAAACCGTCTCCGCCTTCAAAAAGAATATGATTGCCATTTTATTATTGCCGACCTTCACACTTTGACAACAAAGCCGGATAAGCCAAGTATTTTGGAGCTTAGGGATAATATTAGAGAAACGGTTTTAGACTACCTAGCTATCGGGATAGACCCTGAAATATCCACGATTTACCTTCAATCAGCGGTTCCTGTCGTTTATGAAATGAATCTTATTTTTGAGATGTTGATTTCTTTAAATCGAATTGCCGGATTGCCAAGCCTTAAAGAAATGGCTCGGAACGCTCATATTGACCCCGAAAGCGTTCCTTTTGGATTGATAGGCTATCCTGTCCTCCAAACCGCAGATATTTTAATGTCAAAAGCGCACCTTGTCCCTGTCGGCAAAGATAATGAAGCCCATATCGAGTTATCAAGAGACATAGCAAGACGCTTTAATCAATATTATGGAGAAGTGTTCCCGCTTCCTGAAGTACTTTTGAGCGATGTACCAACCCTTGTCGGCATAGACAATAAGGGAAAAATGAGTAAATCTCTTGGAAATGCCATCTACCTGTCGGATGATAGCAAGACTGTCGAAAAGAAAGTCAAAAGCATGTACACAGACCCGAATCGTGTTCGTGCCGATATGCCGGGGACAGTAGAGGGTAATCCCGTATTTAGCTACCACGATATTTTCAATACTAATAAAAATGAAGTAGAGGATTTAAAAGCGAGGTATAGAGAAGGGAAAGTCGGGGATGTAGAGGTTAAAGAAAAGCTTAGTCTTGCCATCAACGAATTTTTAGACCCTATCCGGGAAAGAAGGAATTATTTCAGCCAAGAGAAAGGTCTGGTTGAAGAGGTGCTTTATCTTGGAACTAAAAAAATGGAAGAGTTTGCAAATGCCACTTTAAAGGAAATGCGCTCTGCCATGGGACTTTATGGGGCATGGAACAAGATTCAGCGTATCGCAAAAGAAAGGCGAGAAAGGGAAGTTAAAACCTAGAGTAGAGAAGCTTTTTTTAAAGGGTTATCTTTTCAACTAGAGTCTTCTCTTCAGAAACCTTCCATAAAAGAATTTCTTGAAGAAGGTGAGTATATAAAGAAACCTGATCCGGGGTATAAAGCGAGGATTCTTTTAGCTTAACCGCTCTTGCCGTAAGGTAGTCTTTTAGAATTCCTCTTATTTTTTTGATGTCAGCTAAGCTATCCGGATTCACTGCAAAAAAGTTTACCGCTGAAAAGCAAATTCTTTCTAACCTTTCGTCATTAAGGATAGTAGAATAATAGATTCTAGGAGGAAATAAAACGATCGAGTCCTCATCAGCCTTAACTGTATTTCCTCGCATTATCGTAAACGTTTTAACTGCAAAATATTGAACTTTAACGATTTTTCCCCTGTATAAAGGGTCCTTTTGCGAGGATAATCTCCAAGAAATGCCGTCATAAAAAAAACTTGCTTGCGGATTAGTTTCGGTTTCTATCTGAACAAATACATAGTAGGGAGAGTTTTTTTCGTATGCCCTATCTTTTAATTCTTTAAAAGTTTCCTGCGTATAGATGTCTTTATTATCCCAAGAAAAAGAAGGGCTAAGGGCCGGGTCATGAATCATAAAAAACCATAAAAAATTAAGATACTATTAAAATTAAATAATAATATAAGTTAAAACAAATAAAAAGGCTAAGGTTTTAATTCCTTAGCCTTAGTTTAATTTATTATGATCTTGTGAAACTTACTTGGCCGTGGATAACTCGAATTTTCCTCGGTCCCATTGAAGTTGAAACGATTGGCATGTCACTATAACCAACAACTGGAGGTAATTGCCCGTTATTGGTAATACGGCCAAGAAGGGCATGGCCATAGGTATCTATCCCAATTCCCGGCAATATAGGGGTATTTCTGGCACTGCTTTGAACTTGACTCCAAAGTTGAGGCGTAGCCGGTTTAGCTGCTGGATGAATGTCGGCTTTAATCTCTAACGAATGAGAATAATTATCGACAATCACTTTAGCAAGAGTAAGCCTTCTATTATCAAAAGAAGTTAAGCCGTCTTTTGGGTCATCGGATGCAACCATTTTAACTGTTTTTAGGTTTGGCTTTTTCGAATCCCAACCTCTTGTACGTAAGTGCTCCTGAAGACT
Coding sequences:
- a CDS encoding amino acid permease, which encodes MKEESKGSLLGSILLISGSCIGAGMLGLPMISALSGFIPSILMFIFSWVFMTFTGLLLLEVALNFDYDVNLITMAGKTLGYFGKIVSWVSFVFLFYALMVAYTSGSGKLFSEFAHSFFGFTLKESLGSALFVLFFGLTVYIGTYAVDLLNRFLMLGLILSYFLLVAFGLSYVDSGNLFFKEWKVSFFALPVMVISFGYHNLIPSIATYLKRNTKKLVAAVVIGSFIPFLVYLLWEWLVLGIIPLEIFQKGSQRGEMVTSMLHDIIGSNVFVSVAESFAFFAIVTSFIGVALSFVDFLSDGLPLKKTWLNRLAVCLLALGPPFLFSIIYPNLFLAALEYAGGFGAVILFGVLPVLMVYSGRKSKEWRNIIVPGGNFVLSIVLLFSIFIFLIQLYQAVYKDVGA
- a CDS encoding amino acid permease, yielding MLNKKELIGGVLLVSGTTIGAAMLALPTITGLAGFFPSIILFVFYWMLLTYSAFLMLEATLFMGGKTNIISMARKTLGFPGEAASWTFYLFLLYALTTAYLTGSSQIMQDMFQAVFGLDLPHYAGVLPLLLVFGYFVYHGTKAVDFVNRLLMTGLAIAYFLMIVTLFPEVKTDNLKHTAWKYLLISNSVIATSFGFHIIIPTLSCYLNRDVKKLTLSLLIGSFIPLIIYILWVFVSLGIIPIEGAFGIKEGYLEGENGVHLLTGILGNNWLSMIARFFSFFAIITSFLGVSLSLQDFLADGFKVKKTPSGKSVLFLLTFLPPLIIMWLNPRAFLTALEYAGAFGVMTLLVLMPALMVYKGRYIDHYSGEYQAPGGKLSLILVMIIAIGLISLEVITKLGIINLATLI
- the trpS gene encoding tryptophan--tRNA ligase, producing MSSNSHEKKRILTGDRPTGKLHLGHYVGSLKNRLRLQKEYDCHFIIADLHTLTTKPDKPSILELRDNIRETVLDYLAIGIDPEISTIYLQSAVPVVYEMNLIFEMLISLNRIAGLPSLKEMARNAHIDPESVPFGLIGYPVLQTADILMSKAHLVPVGKDNEAHIELSRDIARRFNQYYGEVFPLPEVLLSDVPTLVGIDNKGKMSKSLGNAIYLSDDSKTVEKKVKSMYTDPNRVRADMPGTVEGNPVFSYHDIFNTNKNEVEDLKARYREGKVGDVEVKEKLSLAINEFLDPIRERRNYFSQEKGLVEEVLYLGTKKMEEFANATLKEMRSAMGLYGAWNKIQRIAKERREREVKT